One Hordeum vulgare subsp. vulgare chromosome 4H, MorexV3_pseudomolecules_assembly, whole genome shotgun sequence DNA window includes the following coding sequences:
- the LOC123449295 gene encoding sugar transport protein MST4 — MPGGGFAVSAPSGVEFEAKITPIVIISCIMAATGGLMFGYDVGISGGVTSMDDFLREFFPAVLHRKNQDKDSNYCKYDNQGLQLFTSSLYLAGLTATFFASYTTRRLGRRLTMLIAGVFFIVGVIFNGAAQNLAMLIVGRILLGCGVGFANQAVPLFLSEIAPTRIRGGLNILFQLNVTIGILFANLVNYGTSKIHPWGWRLSLSLAGIPAAMLTLGALFVTDTPNSLIERGHLEEGKAVLKRIRGTDNVEPEFNEIVEASRIAQEVKHPFRNLLQRRNRPQLVIAVLLQIFQQFTGINAIMFYAPVLFNTLGFKSDASLYSAVITGAVNVLATLVSVYAVDRAGRRALLLEAGVQMFLSQVVIAVVLGIKVTDKSDNLGHGWAILVVVMVCTYVASFAWSWGPLGWLIPSETFPLETRSAGQSVTVCVNLLFTFLIAQAFLSMLCHLKFAIFIFFSAWVLVMSVFVLFFLPETKNVPIEEMTDKVWKQHWFWKRYMDDDDHQHHNIANGKNATV; from the exons ATGCCGGGCGGAGGGTTCGCCGTGTCGGCGCCGTCGGGCGTGGAGTTCGAGGCCAAGATCACGCCCATCGTCATCATCTCCTGCATCATGGCGGCCACCGGCGGCCTCATGTTCGGCTACGACGTCGGCATCTCAG GCGGGGTAACATCTATGGACGATTTCCTACGCGAGTTCTTCCCGGCGGTGCTGCACCGGAAGAACCAGGACAAGGATAGCAACTActgcaagtacgacaaccagggCCTGCAGCTCTTCACCTCGTCGCTCTACCTCGCCGGCCTCACCGCCACCTTCTTCGCTTCCTACACCACCCGCCGCCTCGGGCGCCGCCTCACCATGCTCATCGCCGGCGTCTTCTTCATCGTTGGCGTCATCTTCAACGGGGCCGCCCAGAACCTCGCCATGCTCATCGTCGGCAGGATCCTGCTCGGCTGTGGCGTCGGCTTCGCCAACCAG GCCGTTCCCCTGTTCCTGTCGGAGATCGCGCCGACGAGGATCCGCGGCGGGCTCAACATCCTGTTCCAGCTGAACGTGACCATCGGCATCCTGTTCGCGAACCTGGTGAACTACGGCACGAGCAAGATCCACCCGTGGGGCTGGCGTCTGTCCCTGTCGCTGGCCGGCATCCCGGCGGCGATGCTCACCCTGGGCGCGCTCTTCGTCACCGACACCCCCAACAGCCTCATCGAGCGCGGCCACCTGGAGGAGGGCAAGGCGGTGCTGAAGCGCATCCGCGGCACCGACAACGTGGAGCCCGAGTTCAACGAGATCGTGGAGGCGAGCCGCATCGCGCAGGAGGTGAAGCACCCGTTCCGCAACCTGCTCCAGCGCCGGAACCGTCCCCAGCTGGTCATCGCCGTGCTGCTCCAGATCTTCCAGCAGTTCACGGGGATCAACGCCATCATGTTCTACGCCCCCGTGCTGTTCAACAccctcgggttcaagagcgacgcGTCGCTCTACTCGGCGGTGATCACGGGCGCCGTGAACGTGCTGGCGACGCTGGTGTCGGTGTACGCCGTGGACCGCGCCGGGCGGCGGGCGCTGCTGCTGGAGGCCGGCGTGCAGATGTTCCTGTCGCAGGTGGTGATCGCCGTGGTGCTGGGGATCAAGGTGACGGACAAGTCGGACAACCTCGGCCATGGGTGGGCCatcctggtggtggtgatggtgtgcaCCTACGTCGCCTCCTTCGCCTGGTCATGGGGCCCTCTGGGGTGGCTGATCCCGAGCGAGACGTTCCCGCTGGAGACGAGGTCGGCGGGGCAGAGCGTGACGGTGTGCGTCAACCTGCTCTTCACCTTCCTCATCGCGCAGGCCTTCCTCTCCATGCTCTGCCACCTCAAGTTcgccatcttcatcttcttctcggCATGGGTGCTCGTCATGTCCGTCTTcgtgctcttcttcctcccggaGACCAAGAACGTGCCCATCGAGGAGATGACCGACAAGGTGTGGAAGCAGCACTGGTTCTGGAAGCGCTacatggacgacgacgaccaccaacaCCACAACATCGCCAACGGCAAGAACGCCACCGTCTAA